A window of Staphylococcus sp. 17KM0847 contains these coding sequences:
- the narI gene encoding respiratory nitrate reductase subunit gamma, with protein MFNQFLWVIFPYLCLAIFVIGHIARYKYDQFSWTAKSSEFIEKKQLKWGSLLFHLGIIPVFFGHVVGLLIPAHWLERVGVNDHLYHIGAVYIGSIFGIITLIGMFLLTARRVTKQNVRRLSSASDIFVNFLLLGIVFAGCYATLVTNATVPDFDYRQTISIWFRGLFTLSPDASLMVNVPLAFKLHVLLGFTIMACWPFTRLVHVWSVPLTYASRSYIIYRKHKI; from the coding sequence ATGTTTAATCAATTTTTATGGGTCATTTTTCCTTATCTCTGTCTTGCAATCTTTGTTATTGGTCATATTGCACGCTATAAGTATGATCAATTTTCATGGACTGCAAAATCGAGTGAATTTATTGAAAAGAAGCAGCTTAAATGGGGAAGTTTATTGTTCCATCTAGGAATTATTCCAGTATTTTTTGGTCATGTTGTTGGATTATTAATTCCAGCACATTGGTTAGAGCGCGTTGGCGTGAATGATCATCTCTACCATATCGGTGCTGTGTATATTGGTAGTATCTTTGGTATAATAACGTTAATAGGTATGTTTTTATTAACAGCAAGACGCGTAACAAAGCAAAATGTACGTCGTCTAAGCTCAGCATCAGATATTTTTGTAAATTTCCTATTGTTAGGTATTGTGTTTGCAGGATGTTATGCAACACTTGTAACCAATGCAACAGTACCAGATTTTGATTATCGCCAAACGATTTCAATCTGGTTTAGAGGGTTATTTACACTTAGCCCAGATGCAAGTTTAATGGTTAATGTACCACTTGCTTTCAAATTGCATGTATTATTAGGTTTTACGATTATGGCGTGTTGGCCGTTTACGCGTTTGGTACACGTATGGAGCGTGCCATTGACTTATGCAAGCCGCAGTTATATTATTTATCGTAAACATAAAATTTAA
- a CDS encoding NarK/NasA family nitrate transporter, with protein MNKSKGGLQLGLQTFSLVAGFMAWSIIAPLMPFISQDIEVTSGQLSIILAIPVILGSVLRVPFGYLTNIVGAKWVFFTSFLVLLVPIFLLSQATTPGNLMFAGFFLGVGGAIFSVGVTSIPKYFAKDKVGLANGIYGMGNLGTAVSAFLAPPIAGIIGWQNTVLSYLIVMAAFAILMFILGDGQEPKVKVPLVEQSRKLLANYKLYYLSFWYFITFGAFVAFGLFLPNYLVEHFSVDKVDAGIRTGVFIALATFLRPIGGILGDKFNAVTMLKVFFSLMIVGALILGISSTMFLFTIGCLTVSICAGIGNGLIFKLVPHYFSKEAGVANGIVSMMGGLGGFFPPLVISAVTSMTGTSHLAFILLAVFGVVALLTMFNLSKREKVTV; from the coding sequence ATGAATAAGTCAAAGGGTGGTTTACAGTTAGGGCTACAAACATTCAGTTTAGTTGCTGGATTTATGGCTTGGAGTATCATTGCTCCATTAATGCCATTTATTTCCCAAGACATTGAAGTAACGAGTGGACAGCTTTCTATTATTTTAGCGATCCCTGTTATTTTAGGGTCAGTTTTACGTGTACCATTTGGTTATTTAACAAATATTGTCGGTGCCAAATGGGTATTTTTTACAAGTTTTCTCGTGTTACTTGTGCCTATTTTCTTATTGAGTCAGGCGACAACACCGGGTAACTTAATGTTTGCTGGTTTCTTTTTAGGTGTAGGTGGCGCTATTTTCTCAGTAGGTGTAACATCTATTCCAAAATATTTCGCAAAAGATAAAGTTGGTTTGGCAAACGGTATTTATGGTATGGGTAACTTAGGTACAGCGGTATCAGCTTTTCTAGCACCTCCTATTGCGGGTATTATTGGTTGGCAAAATACAGTACTCAGTTACTTAATCGTTATGGCAGCTTTTGCGATTTTAATGTTTATCTTAGGTGATGGTCAAGAACCAAAAGTTAAAGTACCATTAGTTGAACAATCACGAAAATTATTAGCGAACTACAAGCTGTACTATTTAAGTTTTTGGTATTTCATTACATTCGGTGCATTTGTAGCATTTGGATTGTTCTTACCTAACTATTTAGTAGAACATTTCAGTGTAGATAAAGTAGATGCAGGTATTCGTACAGGTGTTTTCATCGCTTTAGCAACATTTTTACGACCAATCGGTGGTATTCTTGGAGATAAATTCAATGCTGTAACAATGTTAAAAGTCTTTTTCTCGCTCATGATTGTAGGTGCATTAATTTTAGGTATATCAAGTACAATGTTCCTTTTCACAATCGGTTGTTTGACTGTTAGTATTTGTGCAGGTATCGGTAATGGTCTTATTTTCAAATTGGTACCTCATTACTTTTCAAAAGAAGCTGGTGTTGCAAACGGCATCGTATCAATGATGGGGGGTCTCGGAGGATTCTTCCCACCACTTGTGATTTCGGCTGTAACATCAATGACAGGCACAAGCCACTTAGCGTTCATTTTATTAGCAGTTTTTGGTGTAGTTGCATTATTGACAATGTTCAACTTGTCAAAACGTGAAAAAGTCACAGTATAG
- the narJ gene encoding nitrate reductase molybdenum cofactor assembly chaperone, with protein sequence MINLDMLKHYKDTLGYMSQQLSFPEKLTFHPKTFEDVFNEAHPAYPHMVTYRELMYEKSLADIQALYTDTFDFNKKTTLYMTFNKFDTQKERGQMLAKLKVLYEMFGLEMPSNELSDYLPLMLEFLYAAHTDGDSRAQENMQLVIMIIEDGTYPIMKHLEEKENPYSHLIRGLRETLKRCIVEDNEVKHHV encoded by the coding sequence GTGATTAATCTTGATATGCTGAAACACTATAAAGACACATTAGGTTATATGAGTCAGCAATTAAGTTTCCCGGAGAAGCTCACGTTTCACCCAAAAACATTCGAAGACGTATTTAATGAGGCACATCCTGCGTACCCTCATATGGTGACATATCGCGAATTAATGTATGAAAAAAGTTTAGCTGATATTCAAGCATTATATACAGATACGTTTGACTTTAATAAAAAAACAACATTATATATGACATTCAATAAATTTGATACGCAGAAAGAGCGTGGTCAAATGTTGGCAAAACTCAAGGTCTTGTACGAAATGTTCGGCCTTGAGATGCCATCTAATGAGTTGTCAGATTATCTACCGTTGATGTTAGAGTTTTTATATGCCGCTCATACTGATGGAGATAGTCGTGCACAAGAGAATATGCAGCTCGTTATTATGATTATTGAGGATGGCACGTATCCAATCATGAAACATTTAGAAGAAAAAGAAAATCCATACAGTCATTTAATTCGGGGACTCCGTGAAACTTTAAAGCGCTGTATAGTAGAAGACAATGAGGTGAAACACCATGTTTAA
- a CDS encoding M42 family metallopeptidase has product MKKTETLLKSLTDLDGIAGHEYDVKATMTELLKPNSDEMIYDNLGGVFGKKTSQTGKRTLMIAGHLDEIGFIVTKIDDNGFIKFTPIGGWWNQVMLSQKMTITTDDGEKIRGIIGSKPPHILTAEARQKPVDIKDMFIDVGASSKSEVEEAGIEIGNMITPYSEFETLLNKDYMTAKAFDNRFGCALAVDVLDELKKENLNINLVAGANVQEEVGLRGAQVATHKVKPDLAIAVDVGVAYDTPGLASDGDTRLGHGPIVLNMDASNIGHTGLIRHIKNVAKAHHIRLQWDSLPGGGTDAGNIHKSLDGVPSVALSVPLRYMHSNVSVMSKSDYQQAVKLVVEVVKALTDEVVDEIIW; this is encoded by the coding sequence ATGAAAAAGACAGAAACGTTGTTAAAAAGCTTAACCGATCTTGATGGCATTGCAGGTCATGAATATGATGTGAAAGCGACGATGACAGAGTTGTTAAAGCCGAATAGTGATGAGATGATATATGATAACTTAGGTGGTGTTTTCGGTAAAAAAACTTCGCAGACAGGTAAGCGTACGTTAATGATTGCAGGTCATTTGGATGAAATCGGATTTATAGTGACAAAAATTGACGATAATGGCTTTATTAAGTTTACACCAATAGGGGGTTGGTGGAATCAAGTGATGTTATCGCAAAAAATGACAATTACAACAGATGATGGGGAAAAAATTCGAGGTATTATTGGATCCAAGCCACCTCATATTTTAACGGCAGAGGCGCGCCAAAAGCCAGTTGATATTAAAGACATGTTTATTGATGTCGGTGCAAGTAGTAAATCCGAAGTAGAAGAAGCAGGCATTGAGATTGGCAATATGATTACACCTTATTCAGAGTTTGAGACATTACTCAATAAAGATTATATGACGGCTAAAGCGTTTGATAATCGTTTTGGTTGTGCATTGGCAGTAGATGTTTTAGACGAACTGAAAAAAGAAAACTTAAATATTAATCTCGTTGCAGGTGCAAATGTTCAAGAAGAAGTGGGATTACGTGGTGCACAAGTGGCAACGCATAAAGTTAAGCCTGACTTAGCAATTGCAGTAGATGTAGGTGTTGCTTATGATACACCTGGATTGGCTTCTGATGGTGATACGAGGTTAGGACATGGTCCTATTGTTCTGAATATGGATGCAAGCAACATTGGGCACACGGGCTTAATTCGTCACATTAAAAATGTAGCAAAGGCACATCATATTCGTTTGCAGTGGGATTCCCTACCGGGTGGTGGCACAGATGCAGGTAATATACATAAGTCATTAGACGGTGTGCCATCTGTCGCATTATCAGTACCACTACGCTATATGCATTCTAATGTTTCTGTAATGAGTAAGTCAGACTATCAACAAGCAGTAAAGTTAGTCGTAGAAGTGGTGAAAGCATTAACAGATGAAGTTGTAGATGAGATCATTTGGTAA
- the nreC gene encoding nitrate respiration regulation response regulator NreC (Involved in the regulation of the the nitrate reductase operon narGHJI), translating to MKIVIADDHAVVRTGFSMILNFQEDMEVVGTAADGVEAYQKVMEHEPDVLIMDLSMPPGESGLIATSKILDSFPNTKILILTMFDDEEYLFHVLRSGASGYILKNAPDEQLLLAIRTVYKGQTYIDPKMTTSLVKEFVQSSNDDTYSNDPFKILSKRELEILPLIAKGYGNKDIAEKLFVSVKTVEAHKTRIMDKLDLKSKPELVEYALKKKLLDF from the coding sequence ATGAAAATCGTAATTGCAGATGATCACGCGGTGGTACGCACGGGCTTTTCGATGATTTTGAATTTTCAAGAAGATATGGAAGTCGTCGGAACAGCTGCTGACGGGGTGGAAGCATATCAAAAAGTGATGGAACATGAACCAGATGTGCTAATTATGGATTTAAGTATGCCACCGGGGGAATCAGGATTAATTGCAACAAGTAAGATATTAGATAGTTTTCCAAATACGAAAATATTAATTCTTACAATGTTTGACGATGAAGAATACCTTTTCCATGTCTTGAGAAGTGGTGCGAGTGGTTATATTTTAAAAAATGCACCTGATGAACAACTTTTACTAGCGATTAGAACGGTTTATAAAGGACAGACATATATCGATCCAAAAATGACGACATCTTTAGTAAAAGAGTTTGTGCAGTCGTCCAATGATGATACGTACTCCAATGATCCTTTCAAGATTTTATCAAAACGAGAGTTGGAAATTTTGCCATTGATTGCAAAAGGGTATGGCAATAAAGATATTGCAGAAAAATTATTTGTTTCTGTAAAAACAGTCGAAGCACATAAAACACGAATAATGGATAAATTAGATTTGAAATCTAAACCTGAACTTGTAGAATATGCCTTAAAGAAAAAGCTGCTTGATTTTTAA
- a CDS encoding DUF3139 domain-containing protein: MAKKIVGFILAIVLLFILVGAGFFGYKGYQKSQNLKLIDQYLTEHHLKDKIIEEKHEYDPRKGVFYKEIVFEGDTKNTYIAQPIHLKRGFFLQGFDTDTKKHDKKAKYNFFDENYKMK; this comes from the coding sequence ATGGCAAAGAAAATAGTAGGTTTTATATTAGCAATTGTTTTACTATTTATCTTAGTAGGGGCTGGCTTTTTTGGTTATAAAGGTTATCAAAAAAGTCAAAACTTAAAATTGATTGATCAATATTTAACAGAGCATCATTTAAAAGATAAGATTATTGAAGAAAAGCATGAGTACGATCCACGAAAAGGTGTGTTTTATAAAGAAATTGTTTTTGAAGGGGATACAAAAAATACATATATTGCACAACCGATACATTTAAAAAGAGGCTTTTTCTTACAAGGATTTGATACGGATACTAAAAAACATGATAAAAAAGCCAAATATAACTTCTTTGATGAAAATTATAAAATGAAATAA
- a CDS encoding DMT family transporter, whose translation MTQQHQKRWMGYILVIVGASFWGVGGTVSQWLFQHANLDVSWFVAVRLIISGLLLIMIAFMTQGVKVFVIWWDKHAAIQIVIYGILGMLAVQYTFMSSISYGNAAVATLLQYLGPIIIIFYLVLTKVTKLGLKEVIAVLFAISGTYLLLTNGDIENLQVPKRAIVWGLLSAVALAFYTIYPVRLLARWGSLNVVGWGMLIGGIALSFLHPPWQVTFTDWTLETHLLFWFAIIFGTMFAFWFYIESLHYLFPHEAGLLGTIEPLTALLTSVIWLNVSFGVWQFLGVLFIILMVVVLSVVKK comes from the coding sequence ATGACACAACAACATCAAAAGCGCTGGATGGGCTACATTTTAGTAATTGTCGGTGCATCATTTTGGGGTGTCGGTGGTACAGTTTCACAATGGCTTTTTCAGCATGCCAACTTAGATGTGTCATGGTTTGTTGCAGTACGTCTTATCATTTCAGGATTGTTACTTATTATGATTGCTTTTATGACACAAGGGGTAAAAGTTTTTGTCATTTGGTGGGATAAACATGCAGCAATACAAATTGTGATTTATGGTATTCTTGGTATGTTGGCAGTTCAGTACACCTTTATGTCATCCATTAGTTATGGTAATGCGGCGGTTGCGACGCTGTTGCAGTATCTTGGACCGATTATCATTATATTTTATTTGGTACTCACTAAAGTAACGAAACTGGGCTTAAAAGAGGTGATTGCAGTATTATTTGCAATATCAGGAACATATTTATTGCTAACAAATGGTGATATTGAAAATCTTCAAGTGCCAAAACGAGCAATTGTTTGGGGATTATTATCAGCAGTTGCACTTGCATTTTATACGATATATCCTGTTAGACTACTGGCAAGATGGGGATCACTTAATGTAGTAGGTTGGGGGATGTTGATCGGTGGCATAGCTTTAAGTTTCTTACACCCACCTTGGCAAGTGACTTTTACAGATTGGACGCTTGAGACACATTTGCTGTTTTGGTTTGCCATTATTTTTGGAACAATGTTTGCCTTTTGGTTTTACATAGAGAGTTTGCATTATTTATTTCCTCATGAAGCGGGTTTACTTGGAACGATTGAACCACTTACAGCATTATTGACATCTGTCATCTGGCTTAATGTTTCTTTTGGAGTATGGCAATTTTTAGGTGTTCTTTTTATTATCTTGATGGTCGTTGTACTTTCAGTAGTCAAAAAGTAG
- the narH gene encoding nitrate reductase subunit beta yields the protein MKIKAQVAMVLNLDKCIGCHTCSVTCKSTWTNRPGAEYMWFNNVETKPGIGYPKRWEDQEHYKGGWTLNKNGKLELKSGTRLNKIALGKIFYNPNMPVIKDYYEPWTYNYEHLTTAKDSEHTPVAKAHSVMTGERMDIDWGPNWEDDLAGGHITGPQDPNIQKIEEEIKFNFDQTFMMYLPRLCEHCLNPSCVASCPSGAMYKRDEDGIVLVDQDACRGWRYCMTGCPYKKVYFNWKTNKAEKCTFCFPRVEAGLPTVCSETCTGRMRYLGVLLYDADRVQEAASTENEQDLYEKQLELFLNPFDEAVIEQAEKDGIAQEWIEAAQNSPIYKLAIEYKLAFPLHPEYRTMPMVWYCPPLSPIMNYFEGKNSANNPDAIFPAIEEMRLPVQYLAELFTAGDTTAVKGSLQRMAMMRSYMRAQNTGREFDLSRLERVGLTERQAKDMYRLLAIAKHEDRFVIPTSHKEQYMDTYAAQGSQGYGGEYFGANCDGCGVPVGSGGKTGQEIYNESFYGGIFRD from the coding sequence TTGAAGATTAAAGCACAAGTAGCAATGGTATTAAACCTAGATAAATGTATTGGATGTCATACATGCAGTGTGACATGTAAAAGCACATGGACAAATCGCCCGGGTGCAGAATATATGTGGTTTAACAACGTGGAAACAAAGCCGGGTATTGGTTATCCAAAACGTTGGGAAGACCAAGAGCATTACAAAGGGGGTTGGACACTTAACAAAAATGGTAAGCTAGAACTTAAATCAGGTACACGTCTTAATAAGATTGCACTTGGTAAAATTTTCTACAACCCTAATATGCCGGTCATTAAAGACTACTATGAGCCATGGACATACAACTATGAACATTTGACAACAGCCAAAGATTCTGAACATACACCAGTGGCTAAAGCACACTCAGTCATGACGGGTGAGCGCATGGATATTGATTGGGGTCCAAACTGGGAAGATGACTTGGCAGGCGGACATATTACAGGCCCACAAGATCCAAACATTCAAAAGATTGAAGAAGAAATCAAATTTAACTTTGACCAAACATTCATGATGTATTTACCACGTTTATGTGAACACTGCTTGAATCCAAGCTGTGTTGCATCATGTCCATCAGGTGCAATGTACAAACGTGACGAAGATGGTATTGTACTTGTAGACCAAGATGCGTGTCGAGGATGGCGTTACTGTATGACTGGTTGCCCATACAAAAAAGTGTATTTCAACTGGAAAACAAACAAAGCAGAAAAATGTACTTTCTGTTTCCCACGTGTTGAAGCAGGCTTACCAACTGTATGTTCTGAAACATGTACAGGTCGTATGCGTTATTTAGGTGTACTCCTTTATGATGCAGATCGCGTACAAGAAGCAGCTTCAACTGAAAATGAACAAGATTTATATGAAAAACAATTAGAGTTATTCTTAAATCCATTTGATGAAGCGGTTATTGAACAAGCAGAAAAAGACGGTATTGCACAAGAGTGGATTGAAGCAGCACAAAACTCACCGATTTACAAGTTGGCGATTGAGTACAAATTGGCATTCCCATTACATCCAGAGTACCGTACAATGCCAATGGTTTGGTATTGTCCGCCACTCAGCCCAATTATGAATTACTTTGAAGGTAAAAACTCTGCAAATAATCCAGATGCCATCTTCCCAGCTATTGAGGAAATGCGTCTACCTGTACAGTACTTAGCTGAATTATTTACAGCAGGTGACACAACAGCTGTTAAAGGATCATTACAACGTATGGCAATGATGAGAAGCTATATGCGTGCTCAAAATACAGGACGTGAATTTGACTTGTCACGTTTAGAGCGTGTAGGTTTAACAGAGCGTCAAGCCAAAGATATGTATCGTTTACTTGCAATTGCAAAACATGAAGATCGTTTTGTGATTCCAACATCTCACAAAGAACAATATATGGACACTTATGCTGCACAAGGTAGCCAAGGATACGGTGGCGAATACTTTGGTGCAAACTGTGATGGTTGTGGTGTACCTGTAGGATCAGGTGGTAAAACAGGTCAAGAGATTTACAATGAAAGCTTCTATGGAGGGATCTTCCGTGATTAA
- a CDS encoding sensor histidine kinase, whose protein sequence is MIEQQKEELSSFLNAYYHQTSEMIIFIDAEGKVIYMNEAAERVISPENDLSGISNTICGRCEGHTNEHALQTCYNCFLQAEDLGNTAFQVFMKTTDNKVEPFTATYQTIDEVNQIKAFTLQNVTPQLQRQEKLYQRNMIRKTIAAQENERKRISRELHDGVVQELLNVSVELRLLKYQKDMETLLGHSQNIEGLMTKLIDDIRNLSLELRPSSLDDLGLDAAFKSYFKQLELNYGLMVNYHFDMTPQRFDSEIETVVYRVVQEAVFNAMKYAGVDVVDVSIRRTEDFLYAEVSDQGQGFEPSDSPRGSGLGLYGMNERAELVNGHLDIETQKGKGTIVSLDVPINQK, encoded by the coding sequence ATGATAGAGCAGCAAAAAGAAGAACTTTCATCTTTTTTAAATGCATATTACCATCAGACTTCTGAGATGATTATTTTTATCGATGCTGAAGGAAAAGTTATATATATGAATGAAGCAGCAGAGCGTGTGATATCACCAGAGAATGATTTGAGTGGCATATCTAATACGATATGTGGGCGCTGTGAAGGGCATACGAATGAACATGCCTTACAAACATGTTATAACTGTTTTTTACAAGCAGAAGATTTAGGTAATACAGCATTTCAAGTTTTTATGAAAACAACAGATAATAAGGTAGAACCTTTTACAGCAACGTATCAAACAATAGATGAAGTGAACCAAATCAAAGCTTTTACATTACAAAATGTAACACCACAGCTACAACGTCAAGAAAAATTATATCAACGTAACATGATACGTAAAACAATTGCAGCTCAAGAAAACGAACGTAAGCGGATTTCGAGAGAGCTGCACGATGGTGTAGTTCAAGAGCTACTCAATGTAAGTGTAGAGTTGCGTCTTCTCAAGTATCAAAAGGATATGGAAACTTTATTGGGGCACTCACAGAATATTGAAGGTTTAATGACTAAGTTGATTGATGATATTCGCAACCTATCTTTAGAATTAAGACCTTCTTCGTTAGACGATTTAGGGTTAGATGCGGCATTTAAATCCTATTTTAAACAGCTTGAGTTAAACTATGGCTTAATGGTGAATTATCATTTTGATATGACACCACAACGCTTTGACAGTGAGATTGAAACAGTCGTCTATCGTGTTGTACAAGAAGCGGTATTTAATGCGATGAAGTATGCGGGTGTAGATGTTGTGGATGTTTCCATCAGAAGAACAGAAGACTTTTTATATGCGGAAGTATCTGACCAAGGTCAAGGATTTGAACCGAGCGATTCGCCAAGAGGCTCAGGGCTAGGACTCTATGGTATGAATGAACGTGCTGAACTGGTTAATGGACACCTAGATATAGAAACACAAAAAGGCAAAGGTACAATTGTGTCGCTTGATGTACCAATTAACCAAAAGTGA
- a CDS encoding M20/M25/M40 family metallo-hydrolase — translation MTAQWQTPEHREALLKKLVAHSSVTHSSGEKYFPYLIQEELSQLPYFQQHPEYLSLVPTDDARHAVVALYRSYHTAQTITLISHYDTVGIDDYGPYQHLAFDTDALSAAFKQNIHLLDAMSQDDLKSEQYLFGRGVMDMKPGLMLHMSLIERAILESWDINLILVTVPDEEVTSKGMHAAIEYLDTLCQTYQLSIALHLNSEPTFQQAHLDNNHYHYTGSIGKIMPSVLVYGRETHVGTPAAGLSSNFIMSYIQQEIEYHSRFQESFEDEHTPMPVSLRVSDIKQQYDVQTPFRSVALFNMFLFKRNADELFQQFNTAVLEGMKKGVKHYQQRIAQENIAPLDMHFMTYDALLNHALEHHHRTSVYACIDKGIQTDSAPHQQSIAIVDRLMNLCRELGPTVVTFFSPPYYPATNASYDALTEAISQTLNKTSLSQFNRPSRRIHYFNGISDLSYVSPSPNGSGFESYVHNTPVFNQTYSIPFDAIEHIQAPMINCGPIGKDAHKITERIHKKSVFEELPVLLASIIKTHF, via the coding sequence ATGACAGCTCAATGGCAAACACCAGAGCATCGTGAAGCATTGCTCAAAAAACTTGTTGCACATTCAAGTGTTACACATTCATCCGGAGAAAAGTATTTTCCTTATTTGATTCAAGAAGAACTTTCACAACTGCCTTATTTCCAACAGCACCCTGAATACTTATCCCTCGTGCCAACTGATGATGCACGTCATGCAGTTGTTGCACTTTATCGTTCATATCATACAGCACAAACGATTACACTCATCAGTCATTACGATACAGTAGGCATAGATGATTACGGTCCCTATCAGCATTTAGCCTTCGATACAGATGCTCTTTCAGCAGCTTTCAAACAAAATATTCACCTTTTAGATGCTATGAGTCAAGACGACTTAAAATCCGAGCAGTATTTATTTGGGCGTGGTGTAATGGATATGAAACCCGGGCTTATGCTTCATATGTCACTCATCGAACGTGCTATTTTAGAATCTTGGGACATTAACCTCATTTTAGTCACCGTACCTGATGAGGAGGTAACATCTAAAGGTATGCATGCTGCTATTGAATACTTAGATACACTTTGCCAAACCTATCAACTCTCTATCGCTTTACATTTGAATAGCGAACCTACTTTTCAACAAGCACATCTCGACAACAATCATTATCATTATACAGGTTCTATCGGTAAGATTATGCCCAGTGTACTTGTTTATGGAAGAGAAACCCATGTGGGTACACCTGCTGCTGGATTAAGTTCTAACTTTATTATGAGTTATATTCAACAAGAAATTGAATATCATTCGCGCTTTCAAGAATCATTTGAAGATGAACATACGCCTATGCCCGTGAGTTTGCGTGTATCTGATATTAAACAGCAGTATGACGTTCAAACGCCTTTTCGATCGGTTGCATTATTTAATATGTTTTTATTTAAACGCAATGCCGATGAACTCTTTCAACAATTTAATACAGCAGTGTTAGAGGGGATGAAAAAGGGCGTCAAACACTATCAACAACGTATTGCACAAGAAAACATTGCCCCCCTAGACATGCACTTTATGACTTATGATGCACTTTTAAATCATGCTTTAGAACATCATCATAGAACATCTGTTTATGCATGTATTGATAAGGGCATACAAACTGATAGTGCACCTCATCAACAATCTATTGCGATTGTTGATCGATTGATGAACTTATGTAGAGAACTTGGTCCTACTGTTGTCACGTTTTTTTCACCGCCCTATTATCCTGCAACAAATGCTTCATACGATGCATTGACTGAAGCGATTAGTCAGACACTCAATAAAACGTCACTTTCGCAATTTAACAGACCTTCACGACGTATACATTACTTTAATGGTATTAGTGACTTGAGTTATGTTTCACCATCTCCCAATGGTTCCGGATTTGAATCCTATGTGCATAACACTCCTGTTTTTAACCAAACTTATTCTATTCCCTTCGATGCGATCGAACACATTCAAGCTCCGATGATTAACTGTGGACCAATCGGTAAAGACGCACATAAAATAACGGAACGTATTCATAAAAAAAGTGTCTTTGAAGAATTACCTGTTCTTCTTGCTTCAATAATTAAAACGCATTTTTAA
- the nreA gene encoding nitrate respiration regulation accessory nitrate sensor NreA: MNQIDFSQHDYQKELDRLRHKYQFDFAGIALPTEDHVGTKIKWRYVSGNLNERYRRIELRYGRGVAGNVMKTGKSMIIHDANEEQIQSALFNYPILISEQLTSIVAIPLWHNHRVKGVLLFGQREGVPLPQVAKNVSEIKGIGSLTSEDKVMQ, from the coding sequence GTGAACCAGATTGATTTCTCACAACATGATTATCAAAAAGAGTTAGATAGATTGCGTCATAAATATCAATTTGACTTTGCTGGTATCGCATTACCGACAGAAGATCATGTTGGCACGAAAATCAAATGGAGATACGTGTCAGGCAACTTAAATGAAAGATATCGACGCATCGAACTACGCTATGGGCGTGGTGTAGCTGGCAATGTCATGAAAACAGGTAAGTCTATGATTATTCATGATGCGAATGAAGAGCAAATTCAAAGCGCGTTGTTTAACTACCCTATTTTAATCAGTGAACAACTGACTTCTATTGTGGCAATACCACTTTGGCATAATCATCGTGTCAAAGGGGTATTGTTATTTGGTCAACGAGAGGGTGTACCATTGCCACAAGTTGCTAAAAATGTTTCTGAAATTAAAGGAATCGGTAGTTTAACAAGCGAAGATAAGGTGATGCAATGA
- a CDS encoding DUF4889 domain-containing protein: protein MKQKQTLGIMIIAAMLIVTIGIVIAIMMTSPKETYYGYMMSDTTAEKIVSEKDKAVEENVTLSTDSNFQPKQGDFVKLTAKEGSHDFVKQEIVDHDDIPHGLMMKIHDMDMHSHHH, encoded by the coding sequence AAACAAAAACAAACTCTCGGTATCATGATTATCGCTGCAATGCTCATCGTGACGATTGGTATCGTTATCGCAATTATGATGACAAGTCCAAAAGAAACTTACTATGGTTATATGATGAGTGACACAACAGCTGAGAAGATTGTCAGCGAAAAAGATAAAGCAGTAGAAGAAAATGTCACACTGTCAACGGACAGTAACTTCCAACCTAAGCAAGGTGATTTTGTTAAATTAACGGCTAAAGAAGGCAGTCATGATTTTGTTAAACAAGAAATTGTTGATCATGATGATATCCCACATGGCTTAATGATGAAAATTCATGATATGGATATGCATTCACATCACCACTAA